The following coding sequences lie in one Loxodonta africana isolate mLoxAfr1 chromosome X, mLoxAfr1.hap2, whole genome shotgun sequence genomic window:
- the TREX2 gene encoding three prime repair exonuclease 2, which yields MSEAPRAETFVFMDLEATGLPNVDPEIAEISLFAVHRSSLENPQLDEVGTPVLPRVLDKLTLCMSPEHPFTAKASEITGLSSEGLAQCRKAGFDGAVVRTLQAFLSRQEGPLCLVAHNGFDYDFPLLCTELQRLGAHLPPDTVCLDTLPALRGLDRAHSHGTRAQGRKGYSLGSLFRRYFQAEPSAAHSAEGDVHTLLMVFLHRAAELLTWADEQARSWTHIEPMYTPPEVPSLEA from the coding sequence ATGTCTGAGGCACCCCGGGCTGAGACCTTTGTCTTCATGGACCTGGAAGCCACCGGGCTTCCGAATGTGGATCCTGAGATTGCTGAGATATCCCTGTTTGCCGTCCACCGCTCTTCACTGGAGAACCCACAGCTCGATGAGGTGGGCACCCCTGTGCTGCCCCGGGTCCTGGACAAGCTCACCCTGTGCATGAGCCCAGAGCACCCCTTCACTGCCAAGGCCAGCGAGATCACAGGCCTGAGCAGTGAGGGCCTGGCACAGTGCCGGAAGGCCGGctttgatggtgcagtggtacGGACACTGCAGGCCTTCCTGAGCCGCCAGGAGGGCCCCCTCTGCCTTGTGGCCCATAACGGCTTCGATTACGACTTCCCCCTGCTTTGCACAGAGCTGCAACGCCTGGGTGCCCACCTGCCCCCAGACACTGTCTGCCTGGATACACTGCCCGCACTTCGGGGCCTGGACCGTGCTCACAGCCACGGCACCCGCGCCCAGGGCCGCAAAGGCTATAGCCTGGGCAGCCTCTTCCGCCGCTATTTCCAGGCTGAGCCAAGCGCCGCCCACTCGGCTGAGGGCGATGTGCACACGCTGCTCATGGTCTTCCTACACCGCGCGGCTGAGCTGCTCACCTGGGCGGATGAGCAGGCCCGCAGCTGGACCCACATCGAGCCCATGTACACCCCACCTGAGGTCCCGAGCCTCGAGGCCTAA
- the ZFP92 gene encoding zinc finger protein 92 homolog, which translates to MAARPKVPVSFEDVAVYFTKTEWKLLDLRQKIIYRRVMLENYSHLVSLGFSFSKPHLVSQLERGERPWVTNTHRMETGGIPGDDRSKISISKQKHSRKELPGASLQGGSEGQLTRLQEKTREPKQKHTRSLKTCPRRRNPPREKGQGSSKNEGHSNVTRQRRAATGETTSQRNNRSGSRRAPALRQQRSKGRNKRHLCQQCGKSFSRNSNLVKHQIVHSSEKPFACSECGKLFRRSIALLEHQRIHSGEKPYVCGKCGKTFTRSSNLVKHQIVHSDEKPFACPECGKLFRRSFTLLEHQRIHSGERPYECDECGKAFSRSSNLIEHQRTHRGDKPYVCSQCRKAFKGVSQLIHHQRVHSGERPFKCQECGKAFRGLSGLSQHRRAHSGERPYKCSECGKAFGRRSNLLKHQAVHRGQGPHKCQDCGKVFRRRMTLLEHKRVHQVERPYKCEECGKAFHRSCSLENHQRVHHSQEPFKGNSKRSHHQNTRSGREPFEGRSGSKVVAQGTGASPAVKRRMADPHPENDKHQEDSKCQTVPSSTNDSTSDRER; encoded by the exons ATGGCAGCCAGACCCAAG GTGCCAGTGTCATTTGAGGACGTGGCTGTGTACTTCACGAAGACGGAATGGAAGCTCCTGGACCTCAGGCAAAAGATCATCTACAGGCGGGTGATGCTGGAGAACTACAGCCATTTGGTGTCACTGG GGTTTTCATTTTCCAAGCCGCACCTGGTGTCTCAGCTAGAGCGAGGGGAGAGACCGTGGGTAACCAACACCCACAGAATGGAGACTGGAGGCATTCCTGGAG ATGACAGGAGCAAGATATCTATTTCAAAGCAGAAACATTCTAGAAAAGAACTCCCTGGGGCTAGTCTTCAGGGTGGCAGTGAGGGTCAGTTAACAAGGCTGCAGGAGAAAACACGTGAACCAAAGCAGAAACACACGCGTTCTCTGAAGACATGTCCCAGGAGGAGGAACCCTCCCAGGGAGAAAGGGCAAGGCAGCTCCAAGAATGAGGGACACTCAAACGTCACTCGGCAGCGGAGAGCAGCCACAGGAGAGACAACTTCGCAGAGAAATAACCGCAGTGGCTCTAGGCGAGCTCCAGCCCTCAGACAACAGCgttcaaaaggcagaaacaaacgGCACTTATGCCAGCAATGTGGGAAATCCTTCAGCCGTAACTCCAATCTCGTCAAGCATCAAATCGTCCACAGCAGTGAGAAGCCCTTTGCCTGCTCTGAGTGTGGGAAACTCTTCCGGCGCAGCATTGCACTCCTTGAGCACCAGCGCATCCACAGCGGCGAGAAGCCCTATGTATGCGGCAAGTGCGGGAAGACCTTTACTAGGAGCTCCAACCTCGTCAAACACCAGATTGTCCACAGCGATGAGAAGCCCTTTGCTTGCCCCGAGTGTGGGAAACTTTTCCGGCGCAGCTTCACACTCCTGGAGCATCAGCGCATCCACAGCGGCGAGCGGCCCTATGAGTGTGACGAGTGCGGCAAGGCCTTCAGCCGGAGCTCTAACCTCATCGAGCACCAGCGCACACACCGTGGCGACAAGCCCTACGTATGCAGCCAGTGCCGCAAGGCCTTCAAGGGCGTGTCCCAGCTCATCCACCACCAGCGTGTGCACAGCGGCGAGCGGCCCTTCAAGTGTCAGGAGTGCGGCAAGGCCTTCCGGGGCCTCTCAGGGCTGAGCCAGCATCGCAGGGCCCACAGTGGAGAGCGGCCCTATAAGTGCAGCGAGTGTGGGAAGGCTTTTGGTCGGCGCTCTAACCTTTTGAAACATCAGGCAGTGCACAGGGGCCAAGGACCTCATAAGTGTCAAGATTGTGGGAAGGTGTTCCGACGCAGGATGACCCTTCTGGAACACAAGCGCGTCCACCAAGTCGAACGGCCCTACAAGTGTGAGGAGTGCGGGAAGGCCTTCCATCGGAGCTGCAGCCTTGAGAACCACCAGCGCGTCCACCACAGCCAGGAGCCCTTCAAGGGGAATTCAAAACGCAGCCACCACCAGAACACTCGCAGTGGGCGGGAGCCTTTTGAGGGCAGGAGTGGCAGCAAAGTTGTTGCTCAGGGCACTGGGGCCTCCCCTGCCGTGAAAAGGCGAATGGCAGACCCTCACCCTGAGAACGACAAACATCAAGAAGACTCCAAATGCCAAACTGTGCCGTCCTCCACCAACGACTCCACCTCGGACCGGGAGCGCTAG